acaaatcaaacaaattgaAGTTCAATAGAGCTATATACTAACACAAATTTAAGCTCTATACTAACACAAATTAAAAGTTAGGAGAGGGTTTCGGATTCTACCATTGAAGAGGATTTTGGAGAGGGTTTCCGATTCTTGATTCTTGCCGCCATTGCACTTGATTCTTGCCTTGAAAGAGTTAGGAGAGGGTTTGATTCGAGTTTGGAGTTTGAAAGAGTTTGGAGAGGAAAGAGTTTGGAGCTTCGAGTTCGTGTGAGAATAAAAGAGGAAAGGGggcttttttttgtttatatactgACGCACCAAAACCGACCGGCAAcccggtcggttttgacctggaAATCTGTGCAGAACCATCAAACGATGTCGTTTCTGTCGCGcgggtgttttaatttttcacgaaaaaattcattttccgcGTAATTTTCaaggtcggtcggttttactctatagtcggtcggttttgtgtttttgggaaaatattttcttaatttaatattttgtttatataaagtattattataaaaacgATATAAAAGTGTATTTCGATTCATCGAAATCATCTGAATTTTTGTGTCGACGTTgatgagattattttattaacatccgtacggttggatcgtttaaataataaaccatcaatttttgaataattaagagtgaacgagataattcaaaataagactTCTGGTATATGATTAGTCTTCTGTTTAGGGGATCCGTACatataagaatattttttaaaatgtctaaaaaattaaaacatcttaGTCAAGTTTATAATTAACATGTGTGACTTCGTAACGTGAAATTTAGGCGAAccgggttttttaaaaatattttcttaatttaaaattttatttatgtatattttcacaataaaaaggtTATAAAAGTGTATTTCGATTCATCGAAATCATCTGAAATTTTTGTCTCGACGTTgatgagattattttattaacatccgtacggttggatcgtttaaataataaaacatctaatttttgaataattaagagTGAACGAGGTAATTCAAAATAAGAATTCTGGTATATGATCAGTCTTCTGTTTAGGGGATCCGTacatataaaaatgttttttgaattgtctaaaaaattaaaacgtcTTAGTCAAGTTTATAATTAACATGTGTGACTTCGTAACGTGAAAATTAGGCGAAccggattttttaaaaatatatatggaaaatcggtcggttatatttGAAATCGGTCGGTTTTTTGCTTTACCGAATGGTAACCGTGGTCGGTTAAATTtgcaatcggtcggttttctgctttACCGAATGGTAACCTTGGTCGGTTATATAGCagttcggtcggttttctgcttcTTGAATGGTAAAAGCGGTCGGTTTTATGActagtcggtcggttttctgcgtattttaacaaaaaaaaacaaggtTTTGTTGTTTCCTTTCTCTGCCTTTACCTGCGACCAAACCAACAACCATCCAACAAACtaacaaatcaataatcaataatttcatgaaagttgaagtactaaattcaacaacatcataaaatattcaattatattaatcaatttcatcaaatccatcatcataatcatcctcttcttcatctttgtcttcttcttcttcttcttcttcttcttcttcttcttcatcatcatcctcttcttcatctttgtcttcttcttcttgttcatcttcttcatgtCGAACGAACGGTAAGGAACCATATtgtgcaaaatcaacaaatatagaGAATGCACTAGTAGCATTTGATCTATCTTCTTGATAAGCTTCTTCAAtatcatttgatattttgatagaTTCGCTTATCGGACGACTTTTAGACTTGACGACCGTAAAATATTTGCCATGTGGATTCAATACACTGGGAGCATAGTAAACCTGGGAAGCTTGACTAGCCAAAATAAAAATCTCATCCGACTTCAATCTTGAAGTAATATCCACGGTCACGACCCTATTTTTATCAATCACAACACCATTTCCGACACTATCAAACCATAtacatttgaataaatatacataatttcctCCTCGATAAATAAGCTTGACAATTTCCAATAAACACAAAGCTCTAATAACCGATTTCGTCATTAGATCCAAGTCGGATCTCGTAATCACAGATGAACataattcttgaaaaaaattggaaatcatTGTCAAGGCATCCACAATTGGTCCCGGTAGAAGCTCGCGAATTGATAGAGGCAACAatttttgaaggaaaatatGACAATCATGCGATTTAAATCCAAAAAACTTACACTCCTTAGCATTGCAACAACGAGATATATTTGAGACATAACCGTCTGGAAGTTTCAACGACTCAATCCACTGACATAGAAGTTTGAGTTGTTTTCTACTAAGAGAGTACGgagcttttggttttttgccaTTTTCATCAATCCACAAATGAGGCAACACACCGAAGTGTTTGCAATCCGACCTTGCCTTGTGGTGATCTTTTGACTTCTTGCCCCCAACAATGGTAAAAAATATGTTCTCAAACACATTTTTTTCGGTATGCATGATATCAATGGAATGTCGCAAACTATGTGAAGACCAATAAGGGAGATCATAGAACATCGGGGCATGAGTCCAATGATGCTCAACCCCATATCCatcacttcttttctttttgttagtCTTTCCGGGTGGTGGAAAGTCTATGCTATCAATCCAAGTTTTAACTTCCTCCCCGGATAAGCGTCCACGCCACAACCTTTTTTCCGAATGGTCAAACAAGCTACTCTTCTTACGCAATGGATCATTAGGTTCAAGAAAAATTCGGTTAGTGCCATGAAAAGAACATTTCCCAGAATGTTTTAACTGAAACCCCTGCACACTTCCCAAACACACTGGACATGCAAGCTTTCCTTTCCCCGACCAACCACTTACCATACTCATGGCAGGAAAATCACTGATTGTCCACATAAGAGCCGCTCTCatggtaaaattttgttttagagATTGGTCATATGTTTGCACTCCGGTATACCATAAtgtcttcaattcatcaatgagaggtctaagatatatattaatatttttcccaATACTCTCCGGACCCGGTATAATATCCGTCAAAAACATATACGGTCTCTTCATACACATGGACGGCGGAAGATTATACACAACAATTACCACGGGCCATACACTATATGTTTTGTTACCCGTATTCCCAAACGGGTTGAAACCATCGGTCGCAAAACCAAGTCTTACATTACgaatttcttgagcaaatgATGGATATCGGAGGTCAAAATTCTTCCATTCGTCTCCATCCGCAGGGTGAgaaatttctttttcattgaCCTCTCGATTTTTGTAATACCTCATGTGGTTGGATGTATGTGCCGACATATATAAGCGTTGCAGTCGGGGAATCAAAGGAAAATGTCTTAAAATCTTTCTCGGAATTTTCTTACCATTTTTCCTTGATTTATCCAAATATCGATTACAACTacatatatcacacacaattttatctttgtcatctccataaaatagcatacaatcattctcgcacacatcaattttttcatattccACCCTTAAACTTTTCATAACCTTTTTCATCTCATAATAAGACTCGGGTAATGTGTGCTTTTTTGGTAACACGTCCATAATGATCTTAATCAAACTGTTGAAGGCTTTGTCACTACTATTAGACGCAtttttgaactccaacaattttGCGGTAAAACTTAATCTTGTAAATTTTGTGCAACCGGGATAAATAGGAgcaccattttcaacaatcgCCTTATAAAATTCTTTAGCACTATCATTAGGAGCTTCTTCAACATTAGTAGTACCCGTGGTATCATAAAATTCATGATTCGAACCGGCAAAATCATGTAACATGGAGTTGATATCAACATGATCATCTACTACCCTACGACATTCTCGCGTTTCACATGATTTtcgctttttatttttttgcgaAACCTCTCCGTGCGAAGTCCATACCGTATAACTCTCCATCATACCCTCGGATATCAAATGAAACCGAACATCATCTACCCCTaaccaattcaaatttttacaaagCTTGCAAGGACATTTCATCATACCTTCCTccattttcaagcttgcaaaattcaaaaattcctCTACACCTTCCCTATATTCTAAATTAAGAGTAATTTTATCTCGTTGCAACCGGTTACTAATCCAACTTCGATCAAGATttgtcatctacataaatatatatacacaccacGTATGTATTAACATAACATAAAACATAtacacattacaaattatccaagaaatttatataaacaacattcatacaaattattctcaacaaaataaataaaaatcacaatGTGATCATAATTAAGAAGAGTAGCTTACtttgtttttgataattgattccttcctttcttgttcttctttttctttttcttcttctccttcttcttcttttgatatttgataatttccAAGCTTTGTTGTATAATGAAAGTGGAGAgtagtttttaactttttagctcacacaaaaccgaccgactatCAAAAATAAACGGTCGGTTATGTCTATTTAAACAAAACGATGTCGTATCACTGCTAAAACGCACCTACCCGccgttttttaaataataaaatatacaatgggggtcaaaaccgaccaccgGGTGGTCGGTTATGTTGC
This genomic window from Daucus carota subsp. sativus chromosome 7, DH1 v3.0, whole genome shotgun sequence contains:
- the LOC135147969 gene encoding uncharacterized protein LOC135147969 → MTNLDRSWISNRLQRDKITLNLEYREGVEEFLNFASLKMEEGMMKCPCKLCKNLNWLGVDDVRFHLISEGMMESYTVWTSHGEVSQKNKKRKSCETRECRRVVDDHVDINSMLHDFAGSNHEFYDTTGTTNVEEAPNDSAKEFYKAIVENGAPIYPGCTKFTRLSFTAKLLEFKNASNSSDKAFNSLIKIIMDVLPKKHTLPESYYEMKKVMKSLRVEYEKIDVCENDCMLFYGDDKDKIVCDICSCNRYLDKSRKNGKKIPRKILRHFPLIPRLQRLYMSAHTSNHMRYYKNREVNEKEISHPADGDEWKNFDLRYPSFAQEIRNVRLGFATDGFNPFGNTGNKTYSVWPVVIVVYNLPPSMCMKRPYMFLTDIIPGPESIGKNINIYLRPLIDELKTLWYTGVQTYDQSLKQNFTMRAALMWTISDFPAMSMVSGWSGKGKLACPVCLGSVQGFQLKHSGKCSFHGTNRIFLEPNDPLRKKSSLFDHSEKRLWRGRLSGEEVKTWIDSIDFPPPGKTNKKKRSDGYGVEHHWTHAPMFYDLPYWSSHSLRHSIDIMHTEKNVFENIFFTIVGGKKSKDHHKARSDCKHFGVLPHLWIDENGKKPKAPYSLSRKQLKLLCQWIESLKLPDGYVSNISRCCNAKECKFFGFKSHDCHIFLQKLLPLSIRELLPGPIVDALTMISNFFQELCSSVITRSDLDLMTKSVIRALCLLEIVKLIYRGGNYVYLFKCIWFDSVGNGVVIDKNRVVTVDITSRLKSDEIFILASQASQVYYAPSVLNPHGKYFTVVKSKSRPISESIKISNDIEEAYQEDRSNATSAFSIFVDFAQYGSLP